The nucleotide sequence GAAAAGCAAGTATAATTTTGATTCTCGTCGGACGAATGATCAGAAACTGACACGTGAACAAGGACAAAAGTAACTGCATCGAAAGGCACAAGATCATGATGATCATCGAACGTCAGGGGCACGCAGAAATCATCCACCGTCCATGGTTCTTGATTCCCTGGGCCAACGCACGAGGACCACGACAAACTGGTAAAACCATTTGCGACACGAAGGCCACCCTCCACAGTGGAACACAGACGTACACCCAGAGCAGGGGATCCGGCGGGCCCACATTTCTGGCCACGAAACTCAAGCCACGTACGCAGAGGAGCAACCATTCGAGGGGCGATGAACTGCGTCAAGCATGCCGCGGATCACGTTAACGTGGCGGTCGTGGCGTCACCATCTGCTAGTTCGGGCGATCGAGTATAAAGAGACTGGAATTAAACATGATGATAGCAGCCGTCCCTTCCGGTAGTATGGTCATCAGTCAATAAAATAACCGAAATAAATGTCACCTCGCCGTTCCCAGAACAACCAACCTGAGCCAGAAatcagagggagagagagagagagaggagcccaagaaaacaaaagagaaagatCCACCTCGAACCCATCTCCTTTCCTCTACTTCTCGTCTCTTGGAATTCACCCAATCCGTGCTGCTCTTAGATCAGCGCAAGCAACAGCAGCGGCGGAAGAGTTTATCGGTTGGAAGGGCACTTCGATCGGTAACGGATCTTGGATAATCCTTGGGGTTGtaggaggaagaaggggaggagggatgagggaggaggaagagacgGAGTGGTTCGCTCGCTGGGAGGAGCACCTGCCGTCGCCGGAGGAGCTCACGCCGCTGTCGCAGACCCTCATCACCCCGGCCCTTGCGATCGCCTTCGACATCCCCATCCCCGCTGACGGCAACCCCAGCCCGATCCTGTCACCGCACTTTCTCCACCGCCCGCTGCCCCCTCCCGCCTCCCCCCACCTGCCGCCGCCTCCTGACTTCGAGACATCTGACCTCAACTCCGCCTCCGCCGCATCCGGGAGCGGTGGCGGGGGCGACGAGCCCGCGCGGACCCTCAAGCGGCCGCGCCTCGTCTGGACGCCGCAGCTCCACAAGCGGTTCGTGGACGCGGTCGCCCACCTTGGGATCAAGAACGCCGTCCCCAAGACCATAATGCAGCTGATGAGCGTCGACGGCCTCACCCGCGAGAACGTCGCCAGCCACCTCCAGAAGTACCGCCTCTACCTCAAGCGCATGCAGGGCCTCAGCAcatccggcggcggcggcggtggcccgATCTCCGCCTCCGACGCCGCCACAGACCAGCTCTTCGCCAGCGCCCCCGTGCCCCATCATTTCCTCAGTCGAAGGCCGGTCGCAGGGCTCGGGGGGCCTGATCCGTTCCTTCCGTATATGCCGGTGACGGCGCTGCAGCACCACCAGCAGATCACGGCTGCCATGCAGCAACAGCAGCACTACCACCAGAGGCATCTGGGGCATTTCGGATCGCCAACAGGCGGCGGGGGTTTTGACCATGGGTTTCTGAACCGGCCAGCCGTTTCACAATCGGGGATGCATCAAATGCTAGGAGCAGCGCCGGGTATGGGGTTGATGCAGTTAACGCCCTCGTCTGCGGCTTCTTTCGTGGATGATCTGGAGCCTGCAAGGGGAGGCAGTGGCGAGAGGAAGGTACTGACCCTTTTCCCGACCGGTGAGGACTGATTGGGCTATTCTATCATTCCCATGTCTATTCTAATTGTCATTATTAGTGGGCCTCAGTCGGAAAATTATTAAGGATCAGTTGATTTCTCTTAGATAATGTGATTCTCCCGGGTATGAGTAGTAATGCTTGAAGCATATCGTTTAAAGTCCTAGGATTCTGAATTCGTCTTCTCATATAGTGTATTGATCTGGCATTAGCAACCAATGATATTTGTTTCTACATCATCACATTCTGCTTACACTGGATGCCTTGTTTCAGTGCTTATTGACTGCAAGATTTGGGGTTAAGTCCTCGGGGATTACTGATGGATAACAGGTTTATTTTCAGAATAAACAAAGGAAAAAGCTTTGTTTATACCTTGAGAGAGGGAGTTAGGAGTTGAATGATACATGGATACTCTTATTGCTAGTGTGCTATTTGATCCCTAAGCCTCTGCTTCTGCAATAAGTGTACTTAATAAGTGATTACAGTTTTATTAGTTTAagttcttcttttccttctctatcATGGGTTTGAGGTGATTTgagtttttctttcttctctaggTTAGCTTTGTAGGTGATGTTTCCTTATTTAGTAGAATATTAACAAGAACAATGTCAACGAGGGTGGCACCTTTGGGTAATTATTGTTGTAAATTGCATGATGGAACATTTCTGTTTCATGTAGGCCACTTTTATGTTAAGGATGTTTTCTTACGCCATGACTGTCATCTGAATCTAGAGCATATGTTGCTGTCGTATGGAAATCCTTTTGTGTGTGATAGTCTTCTATCTTCCGTTAGATTCATGTCATTCCTGCTTTCAAAGAGTTGACTTCCTTGACGAGAGAGATTTAGCTTGGGTTTACAAAAAGGGATTTATGTTGTAGTTGTATTACTTTTCCATATTTATTTAGGTTGTAAAAACATAGGTCCGGTAGCTTCTAGTTCAGTTCTTTCCTAGAGACTTGCTGATCATTATAACTAATGGTCATCAATTGCCCTTTTTGTATATATCACAATACGATGAAGCCAGAGCTATTGATTCTTAGGGGAACACTGATTATTGTAATTATTTAGATAGTCAAGGAAATAATTATAGGAAACCAAGTACAGAATGAAACGGATCAAAACTTTTTATCACAACCCTTTCTATATTTACAAAATTTCAGATCGAGTCAGACTTAATAGAATCTGATCTGTTCCCTTTTGTATTTTAAAGACCAGCATTAATGTGATTATCAGACAAAATCAGAACATGGTGTGGCTCGAAAATATACGGCTGGCAATGTTGTGAAAGCAAAGTGTCGTAGGCAAGTTGATCGTAATGATGGATTGGATGTACAACTAGGTGAGGGTGCAGATGCTGGATCTCAGTGACACTGATAAATCTCGACTGTGATAGCTCAAATTAAGAGAAGCACTTCCGCAGCTTTTGGACTTGCCAAAAGCTCTTCAAATTAGGTTAATTTGAAGAGCTGGATGAACAGAATCTATTGGTTCTAAAAGTTCTAAATAAAGAGCACAATATACCCAACATAGCTATACATTCTTAAGCAAGAAATGAAATTCATTGGAAGAACATCAAGATTCATGATAGTGCAAGACCTAATTATTGTGATGATAGGCTCACAAAGCTCTATCAGCCATGCTCATTTTTTGAATATAGTACCCTTTAAATATGTTGTGCTATGACATCCATTCCTTCTTTTGAACGAACATTACACCCTTTCAACTCAGAAAAATATCGGTAACCTATTACTAGAAGCTTGTGGTGTTTTAAATGAGTAGGTGAAGCAGTGATTTTCtactttttataatattttttgcttTCTGACACAAATGCTTGCAGAATTAGTTAGCAGCAAAAGTCCACATTAAGCAGGCATTTAGCAGTTTGTTCCATTGAGTTTGTAACTATTATATAAGTCCAAAAGATCTTCAAAGCATAGGATGATATTGGTTCTAACCTATCATAtctgatttgatattatgttcaAAGCTATATATGACTGACAAATTATTTTGTTGTCCTTATCATGTTCCGATCTGAATTGATGTTGCTCACCATGGTTAAATGGGTAATATGGACTTTACTGCTAACTAATTCTGCAAGATTATTGGTTTCACAATGAATAATAAGCTTATATGGATAAAACTCCACAGATAATAAGCACAAGATGCCAAGTATTCTTATTCCTAGTCATTTGAGGTTAGGTTAGCTCAGAGAAGGTGTTTTATCTATGGGAACACGTATTCGGGTGAATACTTTGAACTTTCTAGTTTCTAGAAAGTACCTAGAACCAAGGTTCgttgtatcgtaccgtaccggtatttcgacccgggctcggtacgggaccggtgtaccgggcagtacatcagggcgtaccgagcgtccTGGTAtaccgaatatttttttatttttttcatattatagcACTGTgatggtaccgggcggtccgcgtactgatgacctgtcggaccggtatgtaccgcccggtatgggtggtatgCTTTGGTACGACAAACCTTACCTAGAACAATCTAGAAAGTTACATCTCCTGTATGTCAACTATCACATCTGAAGTGATATATTATGTTCAAAGCTATTTAAGACAAATTgttgttttttttattcttataatatTCCAATCTGAATTGACATTGCTCACCATGGTTAAATGCGTGCGTAATGTGGACTTTTGCTGCTAACTAATTCTGCAAGAGAAGTGGTTCCACAATGAATGAGACCTAATGTAGATAAAACCTTATTAACAGAAAACAAACATAGAATGTGTAGAAAAATTCCTAGTCATTTGAAGTTAGGTCAGCGTTGGTGTTTTATCTATGGGAACATGCATTTTGGGTGAAAATGAAAACTTGCAAGCAACAGGACAGAAGGTTGATGGAAAATCTATGGTGGTTGTCATCCACGAAAACTGCTTTGAATGAAAGATTGTTGACTACTACTTCCTGTGACACCTGAAATTATTTGCACAGGTAAAATgtagtttccttttttttttttttatgagactGTAGTGTGGAATCATGTGTTTTCAGTGTTTGCCGGTTACTAAGTAGGAATAGTTTTTTGCGGTGTGTATCTTTCTTGAATCATTTAATCCTGCAAATAAAGATTTCACCTATGTGACCTTgtttttatcttttgaagaaaaaAGATTTGCTTATACAATCCTTTGTTTGCCAACAGAAATCATGTGGGCTTTAGGATTGGGAATAACATGGCATGAATTACACATACCTCCTGTATGTTCTGCAATCGAATCATTAGATGCTTGCTTAATGGTCAACAATGAAAATAATTACGCTTGGGACTAGCATATCCCAGAATCTTTGGCTGGCATAAAATGACTTGGgatacttttttattattattattatttttccaagGAAAAATAAATATGTATTACTGAATCAACCTAATACAGATTGTGCTTTGGACATCAATCAGCACACAAAAGGTAAAGAGCATCCTGCACTATTTAGTTGTCAAATATATTCTCATATGCTGGAAgtgccttttttttttgtgtgtctgtgtgtgtgtgttttcatGTTGATGATCTACTACACATGAGAGTCATTTAGCGGTACAGTTCTTAAACAATAAAAATGTTTTAAACCGTAAACTAatattttataatcttttaagTTTAGATCACCAAATGAAGTGTCAGCAACTTGGAAGTCCTTGATTCTGAATCGTGCACGAACACACGCGTCATGTCTCTCATGTGTAGTACCAAACCAGAATCCAGTGCAGAGCATGTTCTGGTTGCTTTAGATTACCTTTTGACACTTGGTACTTGATGAAAATATAACATTGCCCCACCCGGGTACCATTTTGCCCGGATTCCGGTGCATGATGTTCTTCGTTAGTTGGTTCCAGATTTGGGATTTGTTGATTCTGCTTCTCTTTCCCAATGTATTGGGATGAATCGAAATGATGTTGAGGTTGAACATTGGTTTTCAATCTTTCGCGGTGTGCCCTGTACGGACAGTCACACCATTCACATGCATCTTAATATCCGAATTGTACTTGCCACAAATTTTGGATTTTTATGTAGCATAGATAGACGTTGCTTGAGAATTTGGTTGACACTGCTCCAAGAGGAAAGGAAAAGCAATAATACTTTAGCAAATGGTTGTTTATAGTAATTGATAGCGATTTCTGTATTGCTCCCCTCAAACTCTAAATGTCGTACAAAACTTACTCTTCAAATTGTTAGAACAATGACGTTGAAACTTaaaataacttcttttttttttttgtatttaacTCTTTTAAATTTGTTTAAAATTAAACTACTAAAGAGtattttagttattttaatttttaatacttTCGAAAATTCTGAACACTTGGATATGTATAAATGTTGTTTAAAGGGTCTAATAGAAATGACGATTATTGATTGTTGGCTTGTATCATTCATCAGGGTAACAGAAACAAACGCTTGGATGTATAGTGATTGTATCATTCGTTAGGGCATTGGGTTCTTGGTAATTGTGGCTTGCTTTGTCATATTGTGAGAAAAAGATATCGGAGCCTTAGTTCAGATAAGATCTTCAGTGATGAGCAATCACCCTCGGAGACTCTACGCAATGGCTTCTAATGCTGGAAGAATTTTAGCTATCGTTCAATTGCAAGATACTAATTAGTACAAAACAAAATAGAAGGTAATGAATGATCTATTCATGCAAAAACTAGCTAGGAAATTGTTCGACGTTGAAGTGCACATTTGGGCTTCATTCGCAGGACTATCATACATAGCACAACAGATTGAGTTTTGTTCTCAAGATTATCATGCGTAGCAGACCACATTCAGTTCTCTCAAAAGACTATCATATATAGCACAACATGCCTTGGAATGCAGGTAATTCTGTGTTGAAGCTGTGATGTTATTTGCACCACTAGTAACAGTAGTTATTGCTAATCCTTTGGTCTATCTGTTAAGTTTCATGCAGAATTTAGTTCATCTTTTTTTTAAAACGACGGTTGTAGAAAAAATCATGGCTCATGTTACACTATGCCTCTGTTATGCTTGTGCTAACAGGATATGCCAAAGAATTAAATATGAGATGATTCTAGAGTGGGGATACCATTGATCCTTCGACAACACATTAGGTGTGTTTTGCACGTTACTGGTGTATCTATGCTACATCTAATATATGCTTAAAATGCTCAACATAGGTATGAGAGGCTGATGAAGGGTTTCTTTGTTTTGATGGATCCAACATTTAACGAAGACCGGATCTAGCTTGTCCTCGAGAAAGAGATGGTTCTAATATCCTAAAGTGAtccaaaatattattattttcaccTTGTTGAGTTCCATCTCACTTTTTCTGACGCTCAAAATAACCTCTAATAGCATCAAGAATTTCGTAAAAATCATTTGAAGAGTTGACAAATGCTAGAGCACAAGGTACATTTTGATGTTCGGAAAACTAGCACATAATCGGTGATAGTGTATGTGGAGACTGAGGCTGCTCCATAGAGCTTCCAAGTTAAAGTTTGCTTAAACATCTTTCGAGTGTATAGGCTAATAGCATTATGATCACAAACACCTCGAGTGACAGAATTATTGTTCATTGAATTGGCTTCATTACTCTTATATTAGGTCAAATAAAAATTAAGTTAAAATTAACCTTAAAACGAAAAGACTTGCATAACTTAAACTAtgctttaatataataaaaagatgTCGAATTCTTCTTTCATATAATAATAGTTTTCTATAGATATATtaagagacaaaaaaaaatattattttattaatatacataaattataaatatttattataatttatttattcatcaaaatataagtCAAAAGTCGAGAAATATTGTGATGTCAACTcaaaaataaaatccaattagCTCTACCTAACGGTGGAGGAAGGTCTGCTCTAATGAAATCTGATATATTACTATAACCCACTAGCATACATCAAATGTCCAAATGAGCACTCCCccaaagcagagagagagaaattTATCATACGGGATGAGTTTATGTTCTCCCAATAatagatggaggcaaactcatatcacactcctaaTAATGGATAGAATGATATCCCTTACTCACAAAAATAAGAATATATTTATCCTAACAACGAATGAAATAATATATTAACAACGACCTGCTAATCATCTTTGAAGGGAATCATCCTATTTGCCCtcgataaataaacaaaattatctcatattaatcatatttatatcgaaataaaataatatattaaaatattttaatttatatttttaatattattaatatcataTAATATTAATCAGTCATCAATTGACTTGAATTCTAACTTAATCGgttcaattgaactcaatttaactAGAATATAAATAAATCGAAACCATcttagatatatataatttaaattaaataaaacttAATTTAGGTTAAATAAACTTGAATAAGCTAAGACCATCTCAACATGAGCATACTTGAATAAATTAAAATAGATTGAGTTAGATTGATACTAGGCTGAGTAATCTAATTTGGTTTAAACATGCCTAGTAAACATGACTGTGCTAGGCATCCATCGGTTGAGTCAA is from Musa acuminata AAA Group cultivar baxijiao chromosome BXJ3-8, Cavendish_Baxijiao_AAA, whole genome shotgun sequence and encodes:
- the LOC135644671 gene encoding transcription factor MYBC1-like, with translation MSPRRSQNNQPEPEIRGRERERGAQENKRERSTSNPSPFLYFSSLGIHPIRAALRSAQATAAAEEFIGWKGTSIGNGSWIILGVVGGRRGGGMREEEETEWFARWEEHLPSPEELTPLSQTLITPALAIAFDIPIPADGNPSPILSPHFLHRPLPPPASPHLPPPPDFETSDLNSASAASGSGGGGDEPARTLKRPRLVWTPQLHKRFVDAVAHLGIKNAVPKTIMQLMSVDGLTRENVASHLQKYRLYLKRMQGLSTSGGGGGGPISASDAATDQLFASAPVPHHFLSRRPVAGLGGPDPFLPYMPVTALQHHQQITAAMQQQQHYHQRHLGHFGSPTGGGGFDHGFLNRPAVSQSGMHQMLGAAPGMGLMQLTPSSAASFVDDLEPARGGSGERKVLTLFPTGED